A region of the Chlamydia felis Fe/C-56 genome:
ACGAAGATCAGATATCAGATCAGGACAAAAGAGACATCTCTTTCGTTGTGTCTGCTGCTGCTGAAAAATCTTCTATTTCGTTAGCCATGTCTCAGAGCGAGATTAAGAGCGCTTTAAACCGTATTAGAGAACTTCATCCCCTAGCTTTATTAAAGCTTTTAGCTGAGAATCCTTCGTTAATTGAAGGTATGAAGAAAATGCAAAGCCGCGATTGGATTTGGAATATGTTCATGTCCGAATTAAGCGAAGTTTTTTCTCAAGCTGCCTCTCAGGGTGTATTTACCGAAGAAGATATCGCTGATTTTTCCTCCATCTTAGGATTAGATGCCGGGACCGTTGCCTCCATTGTGCATGGGGAAAGGTGGCCCGAGCTTTTAGATGTTGTGATATCTCAACCTTGTTAAGCTCTCTATAACGAAGCTTCCTTTCCCCTAATCCAGGAAAGGAAGCCACGAGCTAATTTTCCCGTGATCTTCCAAAGAACACTGTTAGCAATAAAGAGAGAGACAAATGTTACATTTTCTAGAACAACTAAATAATTTCTGCATTTCCTTCTGCGTATTCCCCATGATTTTATTTCTTGGTGGGCTATTAACATGGAAATTACGAGGTCTACAATTTACAGGGTTAAAGCTCGGCTTTGATCTCATGTTAAAAAATAAGCAGGAGAGTTCATCTACTGTAGAGGGTAAGGTATCTCGTTATGAAGCCGTGGCCGGTATACTTGCTGGGAACTTTGGTACGGGGAATATTGCGGGGATGGCTATTGCTATCGCTTGCGGGGGCCCGGGAGCTCTGGTCTGGATCTGGTTAGCCGCTCTTTTAGGTGCCGTAGTCCAATACTCCGGATCTTTTTTAGGAATCAAATATCGAAGACTTCGTGGAGAGTCCGGGGAGTTTATCGGGGGGCCCACAGCTTGCCTAGCTTACGGTATGGGAAGTAAATTTCTGGCCGGACTGTTCTGCATATTCACGATTATCACTGCTTTTTCTGCAGGAAATTTCGCGCAAATTAATTGCATAGTTCCTCTGTGCGCGGAAAGCATTTCCTTAAAGTTTATTATAGGACTCTTTCTTGCGTTAACAATTGTTCCCGTACTCATTGGTGGAAATCACCGCATTCTTAGATTTTCAGCTCGTGTAATTCCTTTTATTGCTGGCTTCTACGCTCTCTCTTGTCTTATTATTCTCGCTCAACACAGCTCTATGATCCTTCCGGCATTGAAACTTATCGTCACCTCTGCTTTGGGAATCAAGGCTACGGTTGCCGGTTTGGGAGGCTATACAGTAACTCAGGTGATCTCAACAGGAATGAGCCGAGCTATTATGGCAACAGATTGCGGTAGCGGTATGGTGTCAATTTTACAATCCGATTCTCGAAGTAAGAATCCTGTGATTGATGGGTTGGTTACCCTCTTACCTCCTGTAGTTGTTGTTATGGTATGCTCGATTACTATGCTTGTTCTTATTGTTTCGGGAGCTTATGTTTCAGGACAAGAAGGAACACTTATGGTGTTGCATGCTTTTAGATCAAGTCTGGGCTCCCTCGGAGGATTGGTTGTTATCCTAGCAATGGCTTTATTTGGTTATACAACAGTTTTGACCTGGTTTGCTTGCGCAGAAAAAAGTTTGGAATATATGATCCCAGGGAAACGGGCTAACTCTTTGTTGAAGATTCTTTTCGTTGCCGTTATCCCTCTTGGAGGCATAGTAGACATGCGATGGATCTGGAGCCTTTCCGACACGGGGTTTGCGGGTATGGTGATTCTAAATTCTATAGCTTTGGTAGCTTTGTTTAAGGATGTGTTATCAACAAATCGAGAAGTTGCCTTACTTAAGCTGAAAGAAGATGCTAAATCCAATGTTTTGCAAAATCTAGATATCTAAACGGAGACGAGTTATGCAATTACTTTCACCAGCATTTGATTACGGAAAACCGATCCCTAAAAAATATACATGTCAAGGAATTAATATTTCTCCACCCTTAATATTCAAAGATGTTCCCGCGGAAGCAAAAAGCTTAGCTTTGATCGTTGAAGATCCCGATGTGCCAAAAAATTTACGAGAAGATGGTCTGTGGATTCACTGGGTGGTATATAATCTCTCTCCAGCCATAACCGAGCTTGTAGAAGGCGCGAGTATTTTTGCTGTTCAAGGATTAAATACTTCAGGGAAAGGTTGCTATGAAGGGCCATGCCCACCAGATAGACAACATCGATATTTCTTCTATTGCTATGCTCTAGATACTATCTTGCCGTCAGAAGAAAATGTAACAAGAGATCAGCTTCTCGAAGTGATGGAAGGTCATACAATAGATAATGCAGAGCTAATGGGAACATACGAGAAAGACTAGATTCCTAATCTTCTTCAGGAATAAATTCTTCTCGTTTTTTCCTATGCTTCCAATATAGCGGGCCGTAGTGATAACACAATTCCTCGCCCGCTTCAATTTTTTGAATCGTTCGAATAATCACGTGAAATAATCCATTTTGGAAGACGCCTATAGCCTCTACATTCGGCTTGTCGCTATGATTAATAAAGCGAGTAAAATTTCCCTGAAAGCCACTGTCAATAGTAAAATAACGCCATAGCCATAAAGATAACGGATATCGAAAACAATAATCATTTTCATCCATCCAAATAGCCTGGCGACGACGCAGTATTCCTGTATACTCGCCAATATATGTCCAGGCGGGAATGCTTTCTCTGGCAAAGACCCCATAGCCAATATAAGAATTGATCCAGCATACTGCTACAGGCGGCATAGGGGGAGTGACCAAATCTTGCTTATGAAGTTCTCCAAGCCATTTTGCTAGAGGAGATATAAAACGCTTTTTTTGGGCTTTCTGACATAGCCGACGCACCCTCTCTTCTATCTTCCAATCCGAAAAAGTAAGAAAAGGAAGAAATTTGAAATTGAGTAACTGTTCAGCCCTATCCATCCTGTAGGGGGTGCTCTCCTTCCAGTTCTGATCTAGAGAAATATGTAGAGTCTGCGGAGCACATTCTAATTTCATACGCTTACTAAAGACTTAAAATAGATAGGATCAGATATGTCATGACTTTCTGCAATGATAGGAATAACTGAGGTCAGGTTCTCTATTGCAGAAGATACTGTAGATAAAGCTAATTCAGGGGTGTTGGATTCGCTAGAGAGATGCGCAAGATAGATTTTCTTTATCTTGGGAGTAAGGATTTTTTGTAAGAGTTCTCCACATTCATGATTAGATATATGCCCCAGCTTGCTAAGAACTCGTTTTTTATAAATATCAGGACGAGATGATTGTCGAACAAGCTCAGGATCATGATTTGCTTCTATAAGTAAATAGTCGCAATCGTAAAGTTCATGAGCAATCCATGAGGTTACCCAACCTAAATCAGAACAAAAACCAAGCTTTTCACCGCGATAGTAGAAAATAAAACCTACAGGATCTACGGCATCATGAGGGAGATTAAACGTTTGGATTTTTAGATCGCAGAAAGAAAATATTGTTCCTGTAGAAAAGATCTTAAAAGTTGGATGAACATCTAATAACTGACATATGCTTCGCGCAGTCTCTAAGTTGCAAATAATCGGCGTATTGTATGCCTTTATAAAACTTTTAATCCCAGAAATATGGTCGGAATGCTCATGAGAAACAAAAATGGCGTGAATATCTTCAGGGTGTACGTTCATTGATAGAAGACCCTGAGTTACCTGTTGTTTGCTAATACCCAAATCTATCAGAATTTTACACGAGTCTGTTCCTAAATAGGCGCAGTTCCCTTTCGAACCTGAGGCTAGAGGGAAAAAACCTTTCATAGGCTTATCCTTCTTGCGGAGGCATTTGTATTAAGATTTGACGAGGCTTCGCGCCCTCTGAAGGGCCCACGATTCTAGCTTCTTCAAGCTGATCTATCAAACTAGCAGCCCTAGCATAGCCAATCTTAAGTTTTCTTTGTAAGAAAGTCGTAGAGGCGTTTCCTGTTTGAAGCACTAGAGTCTTTGCCTGATTATACAAAGGATCTCTATCTGAAGAATCCTCGCTAGAAAAATCTTCATAGGTATCAAATGAAGGAATGACATATTTCGTGGGGAAGCGAGAACACAGGTCTTTTATGACTTTGTTAATGTCTTCATCGCAAATATAAGCTCCTTGAGCACGAACAGCTCCAAAAGATGAGGGAGAAACAACTAACATATCTCCATTCCCCATCAAATTTTCAGCCCCAGGTTCATCTATAATGATTTGACTATTCACTTTATTAGCGACTTTAAATGCTATGCGAGAAGGAAAGTTCGCTTTAATTAACCCAGTAATGACATCGCGCGAAGGTCTTTGCGTAGCTAAGATTAAATGAATACCCACTGCTCGTGCCATTTGCGCTAAGCGAATAATCGGCGTTTCTATATCTTGAGAAGAAGAGAGTAAAAGATCGGAAAGCTCGTCAATAATTCCAACAAGGAAAGGCATTTTTTCTGGTATTTCTTTATCAAAAGATGCCTCTATATCAACATTTCTCTTGCGAGAATTAAAAGCTTGAATGTTCCGGAGCCCCAGGAATCTTAGAATTTCGTAACGAAGTTCCATTTCTTTAACAAGCCAGACTAAAGCACTATGAGCGTCTCGTGATTCCGTAATCACCGGAGTTAACATGTGAGGAAGTTGAGAGTAACCAGTAAGTTCTACTTTCTTTGGATCAACGATAACGAGTTTAATATCAGAAGGAAGCGTTGTCATAATAAGAGACATGACAATCGTGTTGATGCACACGGATTTCCCCGAGCCTGTCGTTCCTGCGATAATTAAATGAGGCATTGTGGCCAAATCGGCCCAGAAATTATCTCCATTAGCTTTTTTCCCTAGTAAAAGAGGAACTTGTAACTTGTGACTTTGTTTTTGATAATCTTCCAATAAATCACGGAAGTTTACAGGCTGAGGATAAGGATTGGGAATTTCAATACCTACGGCAGCTTTCCCTGGAATCGGAGCAATAATACGAATGCTTGAAGCCTGTAAATTCAAAGCTATGTCATTTTCTAAAGCTTTAATTTTTTGAACCTTAACACCCGTGTGTGGCTGTACTTCAAACGCTGCAAGTGTGGGGCCGAAACAAATGTTTCCAATATCAGCCTCTATCCCAAAACTTTCTAAGGTTTGTTGTAACAGAACACCTTTTTTCTGTAGTTCTTCACGAAGAGATTCTGGTTTTGCATTGTCGCTCTTACTTAATAGATGATACTGAGGCAACTCAGAATTCCCCTCTCCAAGTGTTGATAAATTCATAAGAGGAGACTGCTCAGGACGCTTTTTGGGAGGAGGTGTAGATAGAGGTAATACAGTAATTTTTGACCCTTTCTTTACCGGGTTTTCTGGTTTCGTAAACGAAGATAAAATACGCTTTTGAGGGTGTGGCGCTAGAAAAAGAGTCGCTCTTTCTGAAGAGTTTTGTTGGGTTATATGCACATCGTCAAACAAATCTCCCTTCTCTATAGGTAAAGAGACGATGGGCGTCGGTAATTTTCTCGAATCATTCCTTGCTATGGGAGCAGAAGGGACTTTAATAGATGGTTTAGGAAGATAGTTCTGCTTGTTAGTTAATCTTTTTAATATGCTTTTGCAGATATGCCAGAAGGCTTGAAATTTGTTTTTGAGGAACCTTTGCAGGATTTTTTTTTTAATTAAGATGATACCGCCGCAAAGATAAAAAACAGAAAAGAACAGTATGAAAGAAAAGATCAGGCCTGTGCCCACAGAACCAATCAAATGCTTTAAACAGAAAGATTGTCCTGAATAAAGAATATAAAAAGGAATTCCTCCTAAATAAGAAACTGGAGGATTTATTCCTAAAATGAATTTAGGAAGACGCGAGTCTAAAATGTGCGGTAATGTTTGTGTTGGAGAAAACATCGATAGCAATATTGAAGAGCATATAGGAAGAGAGGCAAACGCTAATGCTTTACGATGTAAAATTTTTGTGGGAGTTTTCCTTACATTCAAAAAAGATAGCCATAAAAAATATGGGGGAATAAGAAAAGATGCTGCTCCGAAGCAATATAAAAGAAAGGAGCTTAAAGACCACCCTAATAAACCTATCCAGTTTTGTGTGCAGGGCTGAGTATTATGGAAACTCCATAAACTCAAACCAGAAAAACACGCCAAAAACAAATAGATGCTCGCCCTAACCGCATAAGGTATCGAAGGAAACAAAGCAGATTTAGATTTCTGTCGCTCTCTTACCATGAATAGACACAAGGTTTTTAGTAGAGTGAGAATTTATTCTAATAATTCTAATACTTGGTTATAGCAAGAATCGCAAAAGAAACAAAGAAGATAAAGAAGGGCGAACGACGGGGCTTGAACCCGCGACCTTCGGAACCACAATCCGACGCTCTAACCAACTGAGCTACGTTCGCCATCTGTGAAATCTTAAGAGAAAATATTATCTCGATGATAATATTTATCCAAGACAAAAAGCCCGTGATCTTAATAATTCAGTAGATAGCGCTAATCAGGCTTATAGATCTGAGTGTTTCTCAAATATTTTCCACTAAAGATTCTGAATGTTTTTCATTAATTATAGATTACAAGACGGCCCTGTTTTTAAATTCTGTCCATTCACTCGCAGGCTTCAAGTATTCCGTGGAGTCCAAACTGAAGTTCATTAGGAAGGCAGTCTCGGAAAGTTTTAATCCTTATATAGAATAAGAGACACTATTCTGCATTCTTAAAATAGGAGTTTTTAAGGAGTAAAATAAATTTTTTTTTGCCTGGCAAGAGCTTTGGAGCGAATTTTAGGTTTATTGGTAATGGGTAGAAGTTCAAAGGGTTAATATTGGAATTTAAAGCGAAGGCATTGGCATCCAAAAACAGAAAAAAGAAGAATTTTTCAAAAAAATTCAAAAGAGATTTTTCTGGCTCAGAGAGCATTGTGGGGCAGAAAATTAAAAATCGAAAAATCGTGAAATGAAAAAACTGCACCAAAATATGTTGCATAAATAAATGCCGTTTGTATAAGATATTGATTTCTTCTTCGCTACGAAAAGCGAAAAGAGGAAAGAGCTCACACTTCGATGTGGGTGCGCAACGAGAGCTTGGCAAGGCCAATCTTCTCTTCTTAACAACGCAAATGAGATAGAATGCAAGCCAGTAAAAAATGCTTGTTCGGGTTTTTAAAATCCGTTAGTTTTTAAAATTTTATTTTTTCTGAGAATTTGATCTTGGTTCAGATTGAACGCTGGCGGCGTGGATGAGGCATGCAAGTCGAACGGAACAATGACTTCGGTTGTTGTTTAGTGGCGGAAGGGTTAGTAATACATAGATAATCTGCCCTCAACTTGGGAATAACGGTTGGAAACGACCGCTAATACCGAATGTGGTGTGTTTAGGAATCTAAAACACATTAAAGAAGGGGATCTTCGGACCTTTCGGTTGGGGAAGAGTCTATGGGATATCAGCTTGTTGGTGGGGTAATGGCCTACCAAGGCTTTGACGTCTAGGCGGATTGAGAGATTGACCGCCAACACTGGGACTGAGACACTGCCCAGACTTCTACGGAAGGCTGCAGTCGAGAATCTTTCGCAATGGACGAAAGTCTGACGAAGCGACGCCGCGTGTGTGATGAAGGCTCTAGGGTTGTAAAGCACTTTCGCTTGGGAATAAGAGAAGTTGGCTAATATCCAACTGATTTGAGCGTACCAGGTAAAGAAGCACCGGCTAACTCCGTGCCAGCAGCTGCGGTAATACGGAGGGTGCTAGCGTTAATCGGATTCATTGGGCGTAAAGGGCGTGTAGGCGGAAAGGAAAGTTAGATGTCAAATCTTGGGGCTCAACCCCAAATCGGCATCTAATACTATCTTTCTAGAGGGTAGATGGAGAAAAGGGAATTCCACGTGTAGCGGTGAAATGCGTGGATATGTGGAAGAACACCAGTGGCGAAGGCGCTTTTCTAATTTACACCTGACGCTAAGGCGCGAAAGCAAGGGGAGCAAACAGGATTAGATACCCTGGTAGTCCTTGCCGTAAACGATGCATACTTGATGTGGATAGTCTCAACCCTATCCGTGTCGTAGCTAACGCGTTAAGTATGCCGCCTGAGGAGTACACTCGCAAGGGTGAAACTCAAAAGAATTGACGGGGGCCCGCACAAGCAGTGGAGCATGTGGTTTAATTCGATGCAACGCGAAGAACCTTACCTGGGCTTGACATGTATTTGACCGCGGCAGAAATGTCGTTTTCCGCAAGGACAGATACACAGGTGCTGCATGGCTGTCGTCAGCTCGTGCCGTGAGGTGTTGGGTTAAGTCCCGCAACGAGCGCAACCCTTATCGTTAGTTGCCAACACTTTGGGTGGGAACTCTAGCGAGACTGCCTGGGTTAACCAGGAGGAAGGCGAGGATGACGTCAAGTCAGCATGGCCCTTATGCCCAGGGCTACACACGTGCTACAATGGCCAGTA
Encoded here:
- a CDS encoding YbhB/YbcL family Raf kinase inhibitor-like protein, coding for MQLLSPAFDYGKPIPKKYTCQGINISPPLIFKDVPAEAKSLALIVEDPDVPKNLREDGLWIHWVVYNLSPAITELVEGASIFAVQGLNTSGKGCYEGPCPPDRQHRYFFYCYALDTILPSEENVTRDQLLEVMEGHTIDNAELMGTYEKD
- a CDS encoding SET domain-containing protein, which gives rise to MKLECAPQTLHISLDQNWKESTPYRMDRAEQLLNFKFLPFLTFSDWKIEERVRRLCQKAQKKRFISPLAKWLGELHKQDLVTPPMPPVAVCWINSYIGYGVFARESIPAWTYIGEYTGILRRRQAIWMDENDYCFRYPLSLWLWRYFTIDSGFQGNFTRFINHSDKPNVEAIGVFQNGLFHVIIRTIQKIEAGEELCYHYGPLYWKHRKKREEFIPEED
- a CDS encoding alanine/glycine:cation symporter family protein — translated: MLHFLEQLNNFCISFCVFPMILFLGGLLTWKLRGLQFTGLKLGFDLMLKNKQESSSTVEGKVSRYEAVAGILAGNFGTGNIAGMAIAIACGGPGALVWIWLAALLGAVVQYSGSFLGIKYRRLRGESGEFIGGPTACLAYGMGSKFLAGLFCIFTIITAFSAGNFAQINCIVPLCAESISLKFIIGLFLALTIVPVLIGGNHRILRFSARVIPFIAGFYALSCLIILAQHSSMILPALKLIVTSALGIKATVAGLGGYTVTQVISTGMSRAIMATDCGSGMVSILQSDSRSKNPVIDGLVTLLPPVVVVMVCSITMLVLIVSGAYVSGQEGTLMVLHAFRSSLGSLGGLVVILAMALFGYTTVLTWFACAEKSLEYMIPGKRANSLLKILFVAVIPLGGIVDMRWIWSLSDTGFAGMVILNSIALVALFKDVLSTNREVALLKLKEDAKSNVLQNLDI
- a CDS encoding FtsK/SpoIIIE family DNA translocase, with protein sequence MVRERQKSKSALFPSIPYAVRASIYLFLACFSGLSLWSFHNTQPCTQNWIGLLGWSLSSFLLYCFGAASFLIPPYFLWLSFLNVRKTPTKILHRKALAFASLPICSSILLSMFSPTQTLPHILDSRLPKFILGINPPVSYLGGIPFYILYSGQSFCLKHLIGSVGTGLIFSFILFFSVFYLCGGIILIKKKILQRFLKNKFQAFWHICKSILKRLTNKQNYLPKPSIKVPSAPIARNDSRKLPTPIVSLPIEKGDLFDDVHITQQNSSERATLFLAPHPQKRILSSFTKPENPVKKGSKITVLPLSTPPPKKRPEQSPLMNLSTLGEGNSELPQYHLLSKSDNAKPESLREELQKKGVLLQQTLESFGIEADIGNICFGPTLAAFEVQPHTGVKVQKIKALENDIALNLQASSIRIIAPIPGKAAVGIEIPNPYPQPVNFRDLLEDYQKQSHKLQVPLLLGKKANGDNFWADLATMPHLIIAGTTGSGKSVCINTIVMSLIMTTLPSDIKLVIVDPKKVELTGYSQLPHMLTPVITESRDAHSALVWLVKEMELRYEILRFLGLRNIQAFNSRKRNVDIEASFDKEIPEKMPFLVGIIDELSDLLLSSSQDIETPIIRLAQMARAVGIHLILATQRPSRDVITGLIKANFPSRIAFKVANKVNSQIIIDEPGAENLMGNGDMLVVSPSSFGAVRAQGAYICDEDINKVIKDLCSRFPTKYVIPSFDTYEDFSSEDSSDRDPLYNQAKTLVLQTGNASTTFLQRKLKIGYARAASLIDQLEEARIVGPSEGAKPRQILIQMPPQEG
- a CDS encoding MBL fold metallo-hydrolase, translated to MKGFFPLASGSKGNCAYLGTDSCKILIDLGISKQQVTQGLLSMNVHPEDIHAIFVSHEHSDHISGIKSFIKAYNTPIICNLETARSICQLLDVHPTFKIFSTGTIFSFCDLKIQTFNLPHDAVDPVGFIFYYRGEKLGFCSDLGWVTSWIAHELYDCDYLLIEANHDPELVRQSSRPDIYKKRVLSKLGHISNHECGELLQKILTPKIKKIYLAHLSSESNTPELALSTVSSAIENLTSVIPIIAESHDISDPIYFKSLVSV